In Salmo salar chromosome ssa15, Ssal_v3.1, whole genome shotgun sequence, one genomic interval encodes:
- the graa gene encoding granzyme A isoform X1: MILSTAASFWTSTMILLYLHSGDCAEIIGGKEVTPHSLPYMALLEDNKGNKMCGGILIHQQWVLTAAHCTDINKVFLGVHSIKQEEKETRQVRKVKGRIPHPCYDPEFKVNDIMLLKLDKKVKPTKAVKPLALPVPVADVQAGTNCSVSGWGATKNNAKTMSDVLKSTIVTVIDRRKCNSAEYYNMSPIITYSMLCAGSVDNTRVDSCQGDSGGPLVCGGELRGVVSFGIKCGIKTKPGVYTLISRMNLDWINKTMRKSLID, encoded by the exons ATGATCCTCTCTACAGCAGCCAGTTTCTGGACCTCTACCATGATCCTTCTATATCTGCActcag GTGACTGTGCAGAGATCATTGGTGGAAAGGAGGTGACGCCTCACTCCTTACCCTACATGGCTCTACTGGAGGACAACAAAGGAAACAAAATGTGTGGAGGAATCCTGATCCACCAGCAATGGGTCCTGACTGCAGCCCACTGTACTGA CATCAACAAGGTGTTTCTAGGGGTCCACTCCATCaaacaggaggagaaggagactaGACAGGTCCGTAAGGTTAAAGGTCGCATCCCTCATCCCTGTTATGACCCCGAATTCAAAGTCAACGACATCATGCTGCTGAAG TTGGATAAGAAAGTAAAGCCGACTAAGGCGGTGAAACCTCTAGCGTTACCTGTCCCTGTGGCAGACGTCCAAGCAGGGACCAACTGCTCAGTGTCTGGATGGGGAGCCACCAAGAACAATGCTAAAACCATGTCTGACGTCCTGAAATCTACCATTGTCACCGTGATCGACAGGAGGAAGTGTAACTCTGCAGAATACTACAACATGTCCCCAATCATCACCTACAGCATGCTGTGTGCCGGCTCTGTGGACAACACCAGGGTGGACTCATGTCAG ggagacTCTGGTGGCCCGTTGGTGTGTGGAGGTGAGCTAAGGGGAGTCGTGTCCTTCGGTATAAAATGTGGCATCAAGACCAAACCTGGAGTGTACACACTCATATCAAGAATGAACCTTGACTGGATCAACAAAACCATGCGGAAgtcattgattgactga
- the LOC106570903 gene encoding granzyme A isoform X1 → MILSTAASFWTSTMILLYLHSGDCAEIIGGKEVTPHSLPYMALLEDNKGNKMCGGILIHQQWVLTAAHCTDINKVFLGVHSIKQEEKETRQVRKVKGRIPHPCYDPEFKVNDIMLLKLDKKVKPTKAVKPLALPVPVADVQAGTNCSVSGWGATEYNAKTMSDVLKSTIVTVIDRRKCNSAEYYNMSPIITYSMLCAGSVDNTRVDSCQGDSGGPLVCGGELRGVVSFGIKCGIKTKPGVYTLISRMNLDWINKTMRKSLID, encoded by the exons ATGATCCTCTCTACAGCAGCCAGTTTCTGGACCTCTACCATGATCCTTCTATATCTGCActcag GTGACTGTGCAGAGATCATTGGTGGAAAGGAGGTGACGCCTCACTCCTTACCCTACATGGCTCTACTGGAGGACAACAAAGGAAACAAAATGTGTGGAGGAATCCTGATCCACCAGCAATGGGTCCTGACTGCAGCCCACTGTACTGA CATCAACAAGGTGTTTCTAGGGGTCCACTCCATCaaacaggaggagaaggagactaGACAGGTCCGTAAGGTTAAAGGTCGCATCCCTCATCCCTGTTATGACCCCGAATTCAAAGTCAACGACATCATGCTGCTGAAG TTGGATAAGAAAGTAAAGCCGACTAAGGCGGTGAAACCTCTAGCGTTACCTGTCCCTGTGGCAGACGTCCAAGCAGGGACCAACTGCTCAGTGTCTGGATGGGGAGCCACCGAGTACAATGCTAAAACCATGTCTGACGTCCTGAAATCTACCATTGTCACCGTGATCGACAGGAGGAAGTGTAACTCTGCAGAATACTACAACATGTCCCCAATCATCACCTACAGCATGCTGTGTGCCGGCTCTGTGGACAACACCAGGGTGGACTCATGTCAG ggagacTCTGGTGGCCCGTTGGTGTGTGGAGGTGAGCTAAGGGGAGTCGTGTCCTTCGGTATAAAATGTGGCATCAAGACCAAACCTGGAGTGTACACACTCATATCAAGAATGAACCTTGACTGGATCAACAAAACCATGCGGAAgtcattgattgactga
- the graa gene encoding granzyme A isoform X2: protein MILLYLHSGDCAEIIGGKEVTPHSLPYMALLEDNKGNKMCGGILIHQQWVLTAAHCTDINKVFLGVHSIKQEEKETRQVRKVKGRIPHPCYDPEFKVNDIMLLKLDKKVKPTKAVKPLALPVPVADVQAGTNCSVSGWGATKNNAKTMSDVLKSTIVTVIDRRKCNSAEYYNMSPIITYSMLCAGSVDNTRVDSCQGDSGGPLVCGGELRGVVSFGIKCGIKTKPGVYTLISRMNLDWINKTMRKSLID from the exons ATGATCCTTCTATATCTGCActcag GTGACTGTGCAGAGATCATTGGTGGAAAGGAGGTGACGCCTCACTCCTTACCCTACATGGCTCTACTGGAGGACAACAAAGGAAACAAAATGTGTGGAGGAATCCTGATCCACCAGCAATGGGTCCTGACTGCAGCCCACTGTACTGA CATCAACAAGGTGTTTCTAGGGGTCCACTCCATCaaacaggaggagaaggagactaGACAGGTCCGTAAGGTTAAAGGTCGCATCCCTCATCCCTGTTATGACCCCGAATTCAAAGTCAACGACATCATGCTGCTGAAG TTGGATAAGAAAGTAAAGCCGACTAAGGCGGTGAAACCTCTAGCGTTACCTGTCCCTGTGGCAGACGTCCAAGCAGGGACCAACTGCTCAGTGTCTGGATGGGGAGCCACCAAGAACAATGCTAAAACCATGTCTGACGTCCTGAAATCTACCATTGTCACCGTGATCGACAGGAGGAAGTGTAACTCTGCAGAATACTACAACATGTCCCCAATCATCACCTACAGCATGCTGTGTGCCGGCTCTGTGGACAACACCAGGGTGGACTCATGTCAG ggagacTCTGGTGGCCCGTTGGTGTGTGGAGGTGAGCTAAGGGGAGTCGTGTCCTTCGGTATAAAATGTGGCATCAAGACCAAACCTGGAGTGTACACACTCATATCAAGAATGAACCTTGACTGGATCAACAAAACCATGCGGAAgtcattgattgactga
- the graa gene encoding granzyme A isoform X3 yields the protein MILSTAASFWTSTMILLYLHSGDCAEIIGGKEVTPHSLPYMALLEDNKGNKMCGGILIHQQWVLTAAHCTDINKVFLGVHSIKQEEKETRQVRKVKGRIPHPCYDPEFKVNDIMLLKLDKKVKPTKAVKPLALPVPVADVQAGTNCSVSGWGATKNNAKTMSDVLKSTIVTVIDRRKCNSAEYYNMSPIITYSMLCAGSVDNTRVDSCQGDSGGPLVCVKVIYVLCVSGRLWWPVGVC from the exons ATGATCCTCTCTACAGCAGCCAGTTTCTGGACCTCTACCATGATCCTTCTATATCTGCActcag GTGACTGTGCAGAGATCATTGGTGGAAAGGAGGTGACGCCTCACTCCTTACCCTACATGGCTCTACTGGAGGACAACAAAGGAAACAAAATGTGTGGAGGAATCCTGATCCACCAGCAATGGGTCCTGACTGCAGCCCACTGTACTGA CATCAACAAGGTGTTTCTAGGGGTCCACTCCATCaaacaggaggagaaggagactaGACAGGTCCGTAAGGTTAAAGGTCGCATCCCTCATCCCTGTTATGACCCCGAATTCAAAGTCAACGACATCATGCTGCTGAAG TTGGATAAGAAAGTAAAGCCGACTAAGGCGGTGAAACCTCTAGCGTTACCTGTCCCTGTGGCAGACGTCCAAGCAGGGACCAACTGCTCAGTGTCTGGATGGGGAGCCACCAAGAACAATGCTAAAACCATGTCTGACGTCCTGAAATCTACCATTGTCACCGTGATCGACAGGAGGAAGTGTAACTCTGCAGAATACTACAACATGTCCCCAATCATCACCTACAGCATGCTGTGTGCCGGCTCTGTGGACAACACCAGGGTGGACTCATGTCAG ggagacTCTGGTGGCCCGTTGGTGTGTGTTAAAGTAATATAtgtgctgtgtgtttcagggagacTCTGGTGGCCCGTTGGTGTGTGTTAA
- the LOC106570903 gene encoding granzyme A isoform X2, whose product MILSTAASFWTSTMILLYLHSGDCAEIIGGKEVTPHSLPYMALLEDNKGNKMCGGILIHQQWVLTAAHCTDINKVFLGVHSIKQEEKETRQVRKVKGRIPHPCYDPEFKVNDIMLLKLDKKVKPTKAVKPLALPVPVADVQAGTNCSVSGWGATEYNAKTMSDVLKSTIVTVIDRRKCNSAEYYNMSPIITYSMLCAGSVDNTRVDSCQGDSGGPLVCVKVIYVLCVSGRLWWPVGVC is encoded by the exons ATGATCCTCTCTACAGCAGCCAGTTTCTGGACCTCTACCATGATCCTTCTATATCTGCActcag GTGACTGTGCAGAGATCATTGGTGGAAAGGAGGTGACGCCTCACTCCTTACCCTACATGGCTCTACTGGAGGACAACAAAGGAAACAAAATGTGTGGAGGAATCCTGATCCACCAGCAATGGGTCCTGACTGCAGCCCACTGTACTGA CATCAACAAGGTGTTTCTAGGGGTCCACTCCATCaaacaggaggagaaggagactaGACAGGTCCGTAAGGTTAAAGGTCGCATCCCTCATCCCTGTTATGACCCCGAATTCAAAGTCAACGACATCATGCTGCTGAAG TTGGATAAGAAAGTAAAGCCGACTAAGGCGGTGAAACCTCTAGCGTTACCTGTCCCTGTGGCAGACGTCCAAGCAGGGACCAACTGCTCAGTGTCTGGATGGGGAGCCACCGAGTACAATGCTAAAACCATGTCTGACGTCCTGAAATCTACCATTGTCACCGTGATCGACAGGAGGAAGTGTAACTCTGCAGAATACTACAACATGTCCCCAATCATCACCTACAGCATGCTGTGTGCCGGCTCTGTGGACAACACCAGGGTGGACTCATGTCAG ggagacTCTGGTGGCCCGTTGGTGTGTGTTAAAGTAATATAtgtgctgtgtgtttcagggagacTCTGGTGGCCCGTTGGTGTGTGTTAA
- the graa gene encoding Granzyme A precursor (The RefSeq protein has 3 substitutions compared to this genomic sequence) codes for MILSTAASFWTSTMILLYLHSGDCAEIIGGKEVTPHSLPYMALLEDNKGNKMCGGILIHQQWVLTAAHCTDINKVFLGVHSIKQEEKETRQVRKVKGRIPHPCYDPDIKVNDIMLLKLDKKVKPTKAVKPLALPVPVADVQAGTNCSVSGWGATKNNAKTMSDVLKSTIVTVIDRRKCNSAEYYNMSPIITYSMLCAGSVDNTRVDSCQGDSGGPLVCGGELRGVVSFGIKCGIKTKPGVYTLISRMYLDWINKTMRKSLID; via the exons ATGATCCTCTCTACAGCAGCCAGTTTCTGGACCTCTACCATGATCCTTCTATATCTGCActcag GTGACTGTGCAGAGATCATTGGTGGAAAGGAGGTGACGCCTCACTCCTTACCCTACATGGCTCTACTGGAGGACAACAAAGGAAACAAAATGTGTGGAGGAATCCTGATCCACCAGCAATGGGTCCTGACTGCAGCCCACTGTACTGA CATCAACAAGGTGTTTCTAGGGGTCCACTCCATCaaacaggaggagaaggagactaGACAGGTCCGTAAGGTTAAAGGTCGCATCCCTCATCCCTGTTATGACCCCGAATTCAAAGTCAACGACATCATGCTGCTGAAG TTGGATAAGAAAGTAAAGCCGACTAAGGCGGTGAAACCTCTAGCGTTACCTGTCCCTGTGGCAGACGTCCAAGCAGGGACCAACTGCTCAGTGTCTGGATGGGGAGCCACCAAGAACAATGCTAAAACCATGTCTGACGTCCTGAAATCTACCATTGTCACCGTGATCGACAGGAGGAAGTGTAACTCTGCAGAATACTACAACATGTCCCCAATCATCACCTACAGCATGCTGTGTGCCGGCTCTGTGGACAACACCAGGGTGGACTCATGTCAG ggagacTCTGGTGGCCCGTTGGTGTGTGGAGGTGAGCTAAGGGGAGTCGTGTCCTTCGGTATAAAATGTGGCATCAAGACCAAACCTGGAGTGTACACACTCATATCAAGAATGAACCTTGACTGGATCAACAAAACCATGCGGAAgtcattgattgactga